aaatgatatctTGTATTAACGAAGATTCAGAGATTTCAGATCATGATATTGAGGCCATATTGTACGCCTGCATGTATGATATTGGTACTTTTGATAAGTGGATATTAAGTAGTATAGGTATTATGAGGTACTTTCTATCAATTGATGCTTCTAAAATCATTAAAAGGGTAGGTTCAGGAATCTTCACCGACGATGATTTATTTCACCTTCGAATATTCAACGCGTTAAGTGCTTGCCATTTGAGGATAGCAATAGAAACAGGTAGGAGTGCCATGTACGATGAGAACCATTGGCTATTACATGAAACTACTGTTAAATTTCCAAATGCCACTGTTGGAGATGCGATACAAGTAGCACAAGTTGAGCTTTTCAGATTGTTTACAAAGGTCTTGGAGCAGCAAAACAAGTTTTTTATTGACagcttcaattttgaatttgatggtTCCAACGTTTTAAGATGTAAGCGACTTGAAGAGTGGAGAACAAAATGGGAGAAAATAATCGATAAAGACGTGTCACGTATTTGTATGTATTCGTACCTCTTTATTTGTGTCTTGatgattgaaaaatatcaacacctaagaaaagaaaaggtaATTATGAGCAGTATCCACTATGCGTCATATGTTCTCATTCTTTTTACTAGCACTACCAGCGAGTTTGTAAGAGGGTTACCAATGTTGCAAATAAATGGGATTGTCTACGTATGTGTTGTTTTATTTAAAGACCTTGAGTTCATGGATATCCAAACCAGAGAGGCTACcatcaaattgattttcagAACTTACTGGAATCTGCATAAGATGGGGCAAAAAACAAACGATGCTATTGCAACAATCGCCAATATTATTTGCAAATTAGTTGAACTTGCCCAGCAGAACCGAAAGTTAAGTCTATTATCAGTGCAGGAAGATGATGTTTCAGGATTGTCAAACAATACATCTAATACTGCAAgtggaaaagaagaaacacGGGATTTTGTAGGTAGTGGATCTGTGACTAATAGTGTAAAATACATGGGTCATGAtaggaaaagaagaaaaagtcAGCAACAAACTAAATTGAGCTATGAAGATCTGCCCCTTAACACATCATCAGTACCGAGGGATAATGGAACACCATTAGATTTGATGCAATTGTTGCAGACTCCAAATTCCTCTTTACCAATAAATGTTGATGACACTCAACTTGAACAGTTTCTATCTAATTTACCCGAGACTCTGCCTAGTCTTAACACTATATTCTCACCTCAAGGATGATTgcttaaaaaaataacgtGTGTTTATTTTGTACGtaagaaaaattttgatgCTTTTCGACCATACTTGCTGGCATGTTTTTACAAACGTAATACCTGTTCTCTCTGTGTAACATGTTATTCTGACGTATCCTGCTCTCATGTTAgaatatttttatattatagtgttttttgtttgagtATAAAAGCAGTGTTAAGAAGTTATTACTTCTTTTATAGATTTCTACGCAGCCAAATAAGCTCATATTCGGTATTTTGCAAACTGGTTGAACcgaaaaacagaaaaaataagaaaagcaagaaaaaatggtCTTCTAGTCTCTGATGATAAAGAGACTACACATAGATTCATGTTTCCACagaatttttttcagattaGATTTTCCTGTTGAGCTCCCCTCCCCCCTCCTTCTCCAATCGCAAATGTCTAGAGAAAGGAAGGTACTACATATCATCTACGGAGATATAAATAGCACTATTATAGTATGTTTTGTGCCTTTCGGACAAAGATTCTGCAAGGAAATAATATACAAAAACCAAGGATTGCAGCATGTGTATTCAATTTACAGAGGTTGAAACTGGAATTAGtgctt
The window above is part of the Pichia kudriavzevii chromosome 1, complete sequence genome. Proteins encoded here:
- a CDS encoding uncharacterized protein (PKUD0A11640; similar to Saccharomyces cerevisiae YDR520C (URC2); ancestral locus Anc_1.26), which gives rise to MSFDLKESRVEVYDSFQVNVAKPQTNNDLFLTDILDTPTSISLVDNNPKPDFKISLNSQPTVSKPRRKRKTLSCEVCRKAKVKCRFLQKDVCERCDRLRLSCNSKVTDIDTSKVQNIEGSLEVLANNVSNLFNLHTQNIIMFDQISKRLDALEAKNLESVKDDISLPSREDELAPSVLIEKVRSALLQKPNMEEKTKFEIACDLFIHFYSEHEKICLDLSKEFLDISHYYIIPGGISIIDKKYVCEHPLITCVFVNIALMLSADYKNSQIHLEICSILKKMISCINEDSEISDHDIEAILYACMYDIGTFDKWILSSIGIMRYFLSIDASKIIKRVGSGIFTDDDLFHLRIFNALSACHLRIAIETGRSAMYDENHWLLHETTVKFPNATVGDAIQVAQVELFRLFTKVLEQQNKFFIDSFNFEFDGSNVLRCKRLEEWRTKWEKIIDKDVSRICMYSYLFICVLMIEKYQHLRKEKVIMSSIHYASYVLILFTSTTSEFVRGLPMLQINGIVYVCVVLFKDLEFMDIQTREATIKLIFRTYWNLHKMGQKTNDAIATIANIICKLVELAQQNRKLSLLSVQEDDVSGLSNNTSNTASGKEETRDFVGSGSVTNSVKYMGHDRKRRKSQQQTKLSYEDLPLNTSSVPRDNGTPLDLMQLLQTPNSSLPINVDDTQLEQFLSNLPETLPSLNTIFSPQG